One stretch of Natronobacterium gregoryi SP2 DNA includes these proteins:
- a CDS encoding DUF5803 family protein: MNRRLVLASIAVVLLVGLAGCTAIFGGVPDEELDREAEYDDLRDSDADVAISIDDAGMITNGEFRAVYDLNETEELSLYRSSFYRDRALDVHGVRYWYPDNGTELKGSELEVDQSRSSTVVRVPDGNGTVAFSGGSGSRTFQIPAYVDGSYEVTLPEGYRTSNFLFGDVNPGGYEREVVDDQEHLAWETVDSTVALRYYLTRDVPLFAGLVVVVLLLGGAGAGYYYRQVKQLQEQREEMGLDIDIDDDSDDGPPPGLR, from the coding sequence ATGAATCGTCGTCTCGTTCTCGCCTCGATCGCGGTCGTCCTGCTGGTCGGGTTAGCTGGTTGTACGGCGATCTTCGGCGGCGTCCCGGACGAAGAACTCGACCGTGAGGCGGAGTACGACGACCTCCGTGACAGCGACGCCGACGTGGCGATCTCGATCGACGACGCCGGGATGATCACCAACGGCGAGTTCCGTGCCGTCTACGATCTAAACGAGACAGAAGAGTTGTCGCTGTACCGGTCTTCGTTCTACCGCGACCGGGCGCTCGATGTCCACGGCGTCAGGTACTGGTATCCCGACAACGGGACGGAGCTGAAAGGGTCCGAACTCGAGGTCGATCAGAGCCGCTCGAGTACGGTGGTCCGGGTTCCCGACGGCAACGGCACCGTCGCGTTCTCCGGGGGTTCCGGCAGTCGAACGTTCCAGATTCCGGCCTACGTCGATGGCTCGTACGAGGTAACGCTCCCTGAGGGGTACCGGACGTCGAACTTCCTGTTTGGCGACGTCAACCCTGGCGGCTACGAGCGCGAGGTCGTCGACGATCAAGAACACCTGGCGTGGGAGACTGTCGATAGTACGGTCGCGCTCCGGTACTATCTCACCCGCGATGTCCCCCTGTTTGCAGGACTGGTCGTGGTCGTCTTGCTACTTGGCGGTGCTGGAGCCGGCTACTACTATCGCCAGGTCAAGCAGCTACAAGAGCAACGCGAAGAGATGGGGTTAGACATCGACATCGACGACGACTCCGACGACGGGCCACCACCGGGACTTAGATAG
- a CDS encoding DUF2110 family protein — protein sequence MVVLATKLYVEGDARERSLDSLRSLVDNEIGELAVEYELGVRHDDFPSVTIEGDDATVARNVLREEFGEIVPDLEDGETYVGTLDSWDEDGIVLDAGQPVRIPTDELGLGPGAPSQLRERYGLVQHMPLQFVYADDGDSRLSDEERDRLYDWTRGDGRLNVNSATRAEVRATLNRAGHAQDYVTVERLGLLEQSVVCTEDTDPPGLLASVGEYLPAELRCVVP from the coding sequence ATGGTCGTACTTGCAACCAAACTCTACGTCGAGGGTGATGCCCGCGAGCGGTCGCTGGATTCGCTGCGCTCGCTCGTCGACAACGAGATCGGCGAGCTAGCCGTCGAGTACGAACTCGGCGTTCGACACGACGACTTCCCCTCGGTGACGATCGAAGGTGACGACGCGACCGTCGCGCGCAACGTCCTCCGCGAGGAGTTCGGCGAGATTGTTCCCGACCTGGAGGACGGCGAGACCTACGTCGGAACCCTCGATTCGTGGGACGAGGACGGCATCGTGCTCGACGCCGGCCAGCCGGTCCGAATCCCGACCGACGAACTCGGGCTCGGTCCGGGAGCGCCGAGCCAACTTCGCGAGCGATACGGGCTGGTCCAGCACATGCCGCTGCAGTTCGTCTACGCCGATGACGGCGACTCCCGGCTCTCGGACGAAGAACGCGACCGGCTCTACGACTGGACGCGCGGCGACGGCCGGCTCAACGTCAACAGCGCGACCCGAGCCGAGGTTCGTGCGACGCTGAATCGCGCCGGCCACGCCCAGGACTACGTCACGGTCGAGCGACTCGGTCTGCTCGAGCAGAGCGTCGTCTGTACCGAAGACACCGACCCGCCGGGGCTGTTGGCGAGCGTCGGAGAGTATCTCCCTGCAGAACTGCGCTGTGTCGTTCCGTAA
- the tfe gene encoding transcription factor E: protein MAFEDLLEDPVVQKYLHELVGPKGMPVAAAPPDGEVTDEELSEELDLELNDVRRALFILYENDLASYRRLRDEDSGWLTYLWTFEYDNIPENLEDEMHRLYDALEQREEYERNHEFYLCEICSIRFEFGEAMDFGFECPECGSPLESMDNDRLIGSMHDRLESLEEELNIDADA, encoded by the coding sequence ATGGCTTTTGAGGACCTGCTCGAGGATCCGGTCGTCCAGAAGTACTTGCACGAGCTGGTCGGTCCCAAGGGGATGCCCGTCGCCGCGGCACCGCCTGACGGGGAAGTGACCGACGAGGAGCTGTCCGAGGAGCTCGATCTCGAGCTGAACGACGTGCGACGCGCGCTGTTTATTCTCTACGAGAACGACCTCGCCAGCTACCGCCGGCTGCGCGACGAGGACTCGGGTTGGTTGACGTATCTCTGGACCTTCGAGTACGACAACATCCCGGAGAACCTAGAAGACGAGATGCACCGGCTCTACGACGCGCTCGAGCAACGCGAGGAGTACGAACGCAACCACGAGTTCTACCTCTGTGAGATCTGTTCGATCCGCTTCGAGTTCGGCGAGGCAATGGACTTCGGCTTCGAGTGTCCCGAGTGTGGGTCGCCACTCGAGTCGATGGACAACGACCGACTCATCGGATCGATGCACGACCGCCTCGAGTCGCTCGAGGAGGAACTCAACATAGACGCGGACGCCTAA
- a CDS encoding amphi-Trp domain-containing protein → MSETTKFGDELPREEAADLLQELARELRNDSTADVQVGNKMLTLSPSRTLEYGIEVEERSPMLGGDREEVTVTLEWAVGEGDTSGNDG, encoded by the coding sequence ATGAGCGAAACGACGAAATTCGGTGACGAACTCCCACGCGAGGAGGCCGCAGATCTGCTGCAGGAACTCGCTCGCGAACTCCGAAACGATTCCACCGCGGACGTTCAGGTTGGGAACAAGATGCTGACGCTGTCGCCGAGTAGAACCCTCGAGTACGGGATCGAGGTCGAAGAACGATCGCCGATGCTCGGCGGCGATCGTGAGGAAGTCACCGTCACCCTCGAGTGGGCAGTCGGAGAGGGAGACACCAGCGGAAACGACGGTTGA
- a CDS encoding tRNA (cytidine(56)-2'-O)-methyltransferase — protein sequence MHDTPAVAVLRLGHRPGRDDRMTTHVGLTGRALGADRVIFPDNAGGPLETVADITDRFGGPFEAELTDSPKAVIRNWDGRIVHLTMYGERVQDVEDEIRTAHRGGEPLLLVVGSEKVSFDVYEEADWNVGVTNQPHSEVAGLAVFLDRLFEGEQLEADWEDADRRVVPMETGKQVESLEE from the coding sequence ATGCACGACACGCCAGCGGTCGCCGTTCTCCGGTTGGGTCACCGTCCCGGCCGCGACGACCGCATGACGACTCACGTCGGCCTGACGGGGCGTGCACTCGGTGCGGACCGCGTGATATTCCCCGACAACGCCGGCGGCCCCCTCGAGACCGTCGCGGATATCACCGACCGGTTCGGTGGCCCCTTCGAGGCCGAACTGACGGACTCGCCGAAGGCGGTCATCCGGAACTGGGACGGTCGTATCGTCCACCTGACGATGTACGGCGAACGCGTCCAGGATGTCGAGGACGAGATCCGAACTGCCCACCGTGGCGGGGAACCACTCTTGCTCGTCGTTGGCTCCGAAAAGGTCTCTTTCGACGTCTACGAGGAGGCGGACTGGAACGTCGGCGTCACCAACCAGCCACACTCCGAGGTTGCCGGTCTCGCGGTCTTTCTCGATCGACTGTTCGAAGGCGAACAACTCGAGGCCGACTGGGAAGATGCCGACCGCCGCGTCGTGCCGATGGAGACCGGAAAGCAGGTCGAGTCGCTCGAGGAGTAG
- a CDS encoding universal stress protein translates to MYEKILVPTDGSEVAEAAIDHALDIASTYGAELHTMYVIDTAAIDVSLGTEQVERLREGHFGEMPELQEEATKAMGVVTQQANEHDLDVSIVEQVTAGQPHRQIDRYTKDNDIDLVVMGSAGRTGVRRALLGSVAERTLRTTKTPVLVVDIRTEDE, encoded by the coding sequence ATGTACGAGAAGATACTCGTCCCGACAGACGGTAGCGAAGTCGCAGAGGCCGCCATCGACCACGCACTGGACATCGCCTCCACGTACGGTGCCGAGTTGCACACGATGTACGTCATCGACACCGCAGCGATCGACGTCAGCCTCGGCACCGAACAGGTCGAACGGCTCAGAGAAGGCCATTTCGGCGAGATGCCCGAGCTGCAGGAAGAGGCAACGAAGGCGATGGGCGTCGTCACACAACAGGCAAACGAGCACGATCTCGACGTTTCCATCGTCGAACAGGTCACTGCCGGTCAGCCCCACCGACAGATCGATCGATACACGAAAGACAACGACATCGACCTGGTCGTGATGGGATCTGCCGGTCGAACCGGCGTCCGGCGTGCCTTGCTCGGCAGCGTCGCCGAACGAACGCTTCGAACCACGAAAACACCGGTATTGGTCGTCGACATCCGCACAGAAGACGAGTAG